A single genomic interval of Saccharothrix saharensis harbors:
- a CDS encoding tetratricopeptide repeat protein — MTDIGELLRKGRLFRASGDPSGAARYLAEAAEHAPRDRTVLTELALAHFQSAALGKAERVLTTLVDLDPSDGYTRLLLGRTLSRQSRHADALPHLRLAAAITRDPEVEAEVARARARVTTTREAPPPSP, encoded by the coding sequence ATGACCGACATCGGGGAACTGCTGCGCAAGGGACGCCTGTTCCGCGCCTCCGGCGACCCCAGCGGCGCGGCGCGGTACCTGGCCGAAGCCGCCGAGCACGCGCCGCGCGACCGGACCGTGCTCACCGAGCTGGCGCTGGCGCACTTCCAGTCCGCGGCCCTGGGCAAGGCCGAACGGGTCCTGACCACGCTCGTGGACCTGGACCCGTCCGACGGCTACACCCGCCTGCTGCTGGGCCGCACGCTCAGCCGGCAGAGCAGGCACGCCGACGCCCTGCCGCACCTCCGGCTGGCCGCCGCGATCACCCGTGACCCCGAGGTCGAGGCCGAGGTCGCCCGGGCGCGGGCGCGGGTCACCACAACCCGGGAGGCTCCTCCGCCTTCTCCTTGA
- a CDS encoding MGMT family protein codes for MDEELHEMVREVVRRIPRGRVATYGDVADIARAPSPRLVGQVLNQDGHDLPWHRVLRANGTCAPHIADEQLQLLRGEGVVADDGKVDLRTYRWEDAVKEKAEEPPGLW; via the coding sequence GTGGACGAAGAGTTGCACGAGATGGTTCGCGAGGTCGTGCGCAGGATCCCGCGCGGTCGGGTGGCGACCTACGGTGACGTCGCCGACATCGCCCGCGCGCCGTCGCCCCGCCTGGTCGGGCAGGTGCTCAACCAGGACGGGCACGACCTGCCGTGGCACCGGGTGCTGCGCGCCAACGGCACGTGCGCGCCCCACATCGCCGACGAGCAGTTGCAGCTGCTCCGCGGGGAGGGCGTGGTGGCCGACGACGGCAAGGTCGACCTGCGCACGTACCGCTGGGAGGACGCGGTCAAGGAGAAGGCGGAGGAGCCTCCCGGGTTGTGGTGA
- a CDS encoding ATP-dependent helicase gives MRDVVVPSGVERVAGEPVALAGPFEVAEALGLPRPTPEQAAVVAAPTAPALVVAGAGAGKTETMAARVVYLVANGFVTPDRVLGLTFTRKAARQLSDRVRLRLRRLAGSSLLDRLDPSGERRAAVLTTEPVILTYHAYAGRLVGEHGLRLPVEPGVRLLTETAAWQLAHRVVSTWNDDLDTDKVPATVTGYLLALAGELGEHLVEPVALWRHAERLSAIIENAPKTARQRDGLPESLRAVVNAQRLRVNLLPLLEAYQARKRREAAMDFADQMSLAARLASEHPEVVRGERERYGAVLLDEYQDTGHAQRVLLRSLFGRGEPMSVTAVGDPAQAIYGWRGASAANLPRFVHDFPPAKKYGLLTSFRNPPEVLALANAVSAPLRAMGLDVDELRARDGAGPGDVRVALFGDVRQELDWVADTVAAQWEQHLDTSDEPPTAAVLVRRRSDMANIAAALRERGLPVEVVGLGGLLDEPEVRDLTSALRVLVDPLAGTAAARLLTGSRWRIAAYDLAALWARARDLAGAPSRQAVAGDPLAVIADALPGEHAEQAGLADALDDPGDPTAYSAEGYRRIRRLGAELSSLRRRLDQPLPELVADVERTLLLDIEAMARPGGVGRAHLDAFADVVNDFAAASPSATLPALLDYLYTAEQAEDGLEPGEVEVAENRVQVLTMHSAKGLEWHIVAVPHVVKDVFPGRKKSSSWLRSVAELPADLRGDAEDLPKLRIAPDANRKEVEEALVGHEDDFDARRLVEERRLLYVALTRSEHSLLVSGHWWGETGDKPKGPSAFLTGIRESVLAADHPPADIAHWAPRPAEDEPNPLASQTKTAQWPTDPLGKRRAAVVEGAALVLSALDDLGESNPQVPSVEPPGPRSSTLEVPRMEDDDPEGWARDVDVLLAERAAAADRRERVVLPDHLSVSQLVELAADPDLLARRLRRPLPFPPNPLARRGTAFHTWLEQRFGASRLFDLDDLPGAADEGAAPDADLTRLQEAFLASAWADRVPHDVEVPFEAEIDGLSVRGRMDAVFADDDGGWTVVDWKTGAVPDEDRLPALSVQLAAYRLAWAALTGTPVEKVRAAFHYVRQDHTLRPADLLDADGLRALIRSIPD, from the coding sequence ATGCGGGACGTGGTCGTGCCGAGCGGGGTCGAACGGGTGGCGGGTGAGCCGGTGGCGCTCGCCGGTCCGTTCGAGGTCGCCGAAGCGCTCGGGCTGCCCCGTCCCACCCCCGAGCAGGCCGCGGTCGTCGCCGCGCCCACCGCGCCCGCGCTGGTCGTGGCCGGCGCCGGGGCGGGCAAGACCGAGACCATGGCCGCCCGCGTGGTCTACCTGGTCGCGAACGGCTTCGTCACGCCCGACCGGGTCCTCGGCCTGACGTTCACCCGCAAGGCCGCGCGGCAGCTGTCCGACCGGGTGCGGCTGCGGCTGCGCCGGCTCGCCGGGTCGTCCCTGCTCGACCGGCTCGACCCGAGCGGCGAGCGGCGGGCCGCGGTGCTGACCACCGAGCCGGTGATCCTCACCTACCACGCGTACGCGGGCCGGTTGGTGGGCGAGCACGGCCTGCGGCTGCCCGTGGAGCCGGGCGTGCGGCTGCTCACCGAGACCGCCGCGTGGCAGCTCGCGCACCGCGTGGTGTCGACGTGGAACGACGACCTCGACACCGACAAGGTGCCCGCCACCGTCACCGGCTACCTGCTCGCGCTGGCCGGCGAGCTGGGGGAGCACCTGGTCGAGCCGGTCGCCCTGTGGCGGCACGCCGAGCGGCTGTCCGCGATCATCGAGAACGCGCCCAAGACCGCGCGGCAGCGCGACGGCCTGCCCGAGTCGCTCAGGGCCGTGGTCAACGCCCAGCGCCTGCGCGTCAACCTGCTGCCGCTGCTGGAGGCCTACCAGGCGCGCAAGCGGCGTGAGGCGGCGATGGACTTCGCCGACCAGATGTCCCTGGCCGCGCGCCTCGCCTCCGAGCACCCGGAAGTCGTGCGTGGCGAGCGGGAGCGCTACGGGGCCGTGCTGCTGGACGAGTACCAGGACACCGGTCACGCGCAACGCGTGCTGCTGCGGTCGTTGTTCGGGCGGGGCGAGCCGATGTCGGTGACGGCGGTGGGCGACCCGGCGCAGGCGATCTACGGCTGGCGCGGCGCGTCGGCGGCGAACCTGCCCCGGTTCGTGCACGACTTCCCGCCCGCGAAGAAGTACGGCCTGCTCACCAGCTTCCGCAACCCCCCGGAGGTGCTGGCCCTGGCCAACGCCGTCTCCGCGCCGCTGCGCGCGATGGGGCTGGACGTGGACGAGCTGCGCGCCCGCGACGGCGCCGGGCCCGGTGACGTGCGGGTGGCGTTGTTCGGCGACGTGCGGCAGGAGCTGGACTGGGTGGCCGACACGGTCGCCGCGCAGTGGGAGCAGCACCTCGACACCAGTGACGAGCCGCCGACCGCGGCCGTGCTGGTGCGCCGCCGTTCGGACATGGCGAACATCGCGGCGGCGCTGCGGGAACGCGGTCTGCCGGTGGAGGTCGTCGGGCTGGGCGGGCTGCTCGACGAGCCGGAGGTGCGGGACCTGACCAGCGCGTTGCGCGTGCTGGTCGACCCGTTGGCCGGCACCGCCGCCGCCCGCCTGCTCACCGGTTCGCGCTGGCGGATCGCCGCGTACGACCTGGCGGCGCTGTGGGCCAGGGCGCGTGACCTGGCGGGCGCGCCGAGCAGGCAGGCCGTGGCGGGCGACCCGCTGGCCGTGATCGCCGACGCGCTGCCCGGCGAGCACGCCGAACAGGCCGGTCTCGCCGACGCGCTCGACGACCCGGGCGACCCGACCGCGTACTCCGCCGAGGGGTACCGGCGGATACGGCGGCTGGGCGCGGAGCTGTCGTCGTTGCGCCGCCGGCTCGACCAGCCGCTGCCCGAGCTGGTCGCCGACGTCGAGCGCACGTTGTTGCTGGACATCGAAGCCATGGCCCGGCCGGGCGGGGTGGGGCGGGCGCACCTGGACGCGTTCGCCGACGTGGTCAACGACTTCGCCGCGGCCAGCCCGTCGGCGACCCTGCCCGCGCTGCTGGACTACCTCTACACCGCCGAGCAGGCCGAGGACGGTCTGGAACCCGGCGAGGTGGAGGTGGCCGAGAACCGGGTGCAGGTGCTGACCATGCACTCGGCGAAGGGGCTGGAGTGGCACATCGTCGCCGTGCCGCACGTGGTGAAGGACGTGTTCCCGGGCCGGAAGAAGTCGTCGAGCTGGCTGCGTTCGGTGGCCGAGCTGCCCGCCGACCTGCGCGGTGACGCCGAGGACCTGCCGAAGCTGCGCATCGCGCCCGACGCCAACCGCAAGGAGGTGGAGGAGGCGCTGGTCGGGCACGAGGACGACTTCGACGCGCGGCGGCTGGTGGAGGAGCGGCGGCTGCTGTACGTGGCGCTGACCAGGTCCGAGCACAGCCTGCTGGTGTCGGGGCACTGGTGGGGCGAGACGGGCGACAAGCCGAAGGGGCCGTCGGCGTTCCTGACCGGGATCCGCGAGTCGGTGCTGGCCGCCGACCACCCGCCCGCCGACATCGCGCACTGGGCCCCCCGCCCGGCCGAGGACGAGCCCAACCCCCTGGCGTCGCAGACGAAGACGGCCCAGTGGCCGACCGACCCGCTGGGCAAGCGCCGCGCCGCCGTGGTCGAGGGCGCCGCCCTGGTCCTCTCCGCCCTCGACGACCTGGGTGAGTCGAACCCCCAGGTCCCGAGTGTCGAACCTCCAGGCCCCCGGAGTTCAACGCTCGAGGTCCCCCGGATGGAGGACGACGATCCGGAGGGCTGGGCACGTGACGTCGACGTGCTCCTCGCCGAACGCGCCGCCGCCGCGGACCGCCGGGAACGCGTCGTCCTGCCCGACCACCTGTCGGTCAGCCAACTGGTCGAACTCGCCGCCGACCCGGACCTGCTGGCCCGCCGGCTGCGCCGCCCCCTGCCGTTCCCGCCCAACCCGCTCGCCCGCCGCGGCACGGCGTTCCACACCTGGCTGGAACAGCGGTTCGGCGCGAGCCGCCTGTTCGACCTCGACGACCTGCCCGGCGCGGCCGACGAGGGCGCGGCACCCGACGCCGACCTCACCCGGCTGCAGGAGGCGTTCCTGGCCAGTGCGTGGGCCGACCGCGTGCCGCACGACGTCGAGGTGCCGTTCGAGGCGGAGATCGACGGCCTGTCGGTGCGCGGCCGGATGGACGCCGTGTTCGCCGACGACGACGGCGGCTGGACCGTGGTCGACTGGAAGACCGGCGCCGTGCCGGACGAGGACCGCCTGCCCGCGCTGTCGGTGCAGCTCGCGGCGTACCGGCTGGCGTGGGCGGCGTTGACCGGGACCCCGGTCGAGAAGGTGCGGGCGGCGTTCCACTACGTGCGCCAGGACCACACGCTGCGCCCGGCGGACCTGCTGGACGCCGACGGCCTGCGCGCGCTGATCCGCTCGATCCCGGACTAG
- a CDS encoding DoxX family protein, which produces MEPTRSRSWSALALAGLLGAAGVTHFAKPKPYDAIVPRALPGEPRTWTYLSGAAEVALAVAVAVPRTRGVGGKLAAGFFAAVFPANVKMAYDYRAKSPKAKAIAFGRLPLQVPLVLWALRVGRSTP; this is translated from the coding sequence ATGGAACCCACTCGTTCCCGTTCCTGGTCGGCGCTCGCGCTGGCCGGGCTGCTCGGCGCCGCGGGTGTCACGCACTTCGCCAAGCCGAAGCCGTACGACGCGATCGTGCCGCGTGCGCTGCCGGGCGAGCCCCGGACCTGGACGTACCTGTCCGGTGCCGCGGAGGTGGCGTTGGCGGTGGCGGTCGCGGTGCCGCGCACCCGGGGCGTGGGCGGGAAGCTCGCGGCCGGCTTCTTCGCGGCGGTGTTCCCGGCCAACGTCAAGATGGCCTACGACTACCGCGCGAAGTCGCCGAAGGCGAAGGCGATCGCTTTCGGCCGGTTGCCGTTGCAGGTGCCGCTGGTCCTGTGGGCCTTGCGCGTGGGTCGCTCAACTCCCTGA
- a CDS encoding M20/M25/M40 family metallo-hydrolase, whose protein sequence is MTGDPEEPEHPERAAVAALADDFLIGLREWLAIPSIGADPAHHGDVAASAHWLADALRRDGWPDVRVWDGGPALPAVYACWPAADPDAPTVLVYGHHDVQPVDPVEQWQHPPFEATLVGEELFGRGASDDKGQVAMHLLGLRAHLAATGAAQPAVTVKLLVEGEEESGSPHLTRLLDDHRADLACDLVVFTDTPLYARDAPTVCTGQRGVYGAEVVFTGGTSDVHSGRAGGSVPNPATAIARLVAALHDDSGRVQLRDFYADVVEPTEAERADYAALPFDEAVWLANAGGAQGVAGEPGWSTLERVWVRPTAEVNGIHGGYTGPGLKTIVPARASVKLSFRLVPDQRPERVADALREFVARHTPAGLRAEVIASGDGAPPYAVDVSHPAVGAVRDAVQAAFDQPVRFSRTGGSGPAALLHGWLGVPVVYLGATLPDDRIHAPNERVVVPLLLRGAEAAARLWRLLPERLS, encoded by the coding sequence GTGACCGGTGATCCCGAAGAACCCGAGCATCCCGAGCGGGCGGCCGTGGCCGCGCTCGCCGACGACTTCCTGATCGGCCTGCGCGAGTGGCTGGCCATCCCGTCGATCGGCGCCGACCCGGCCCACCACGGCGACGTGGCCGCATCCGCCCACTGGCTGGCCGACGCGCTGCGCCGGGACGGGTGGCCCGACGTGCGGGTGTGGGACGGGGGTCCGGCGCTGCCCGCCGTGTACGCCTGCTGGCCCGCCGCCGACCCGGACGCGCCGACCGTGCTTGTCTACGGCCACCACGACGTGCAGCCGGTCGACCCGGTCGAGCAGTGGCAGCACCCGCCGTTCGAGGCCACCCTGGTCGGGGAGGAGCTGTTCGGCCGGGGTGCCAGCGACGACAAGGGCCAGGTCGCGATGCACCTGCTCGGCCTGCGGGCGCACCTCGCGGCGACGGGCGCGGCCCAGCCGGCGGTGACGGTGAAGCTGCTCGTCGAGGGCGAGGAGGAGTCCGGTTCGCCGCACCTGACCCGGCTGCTGGACGACCACCGCGCCGACCTCGCGTGCGACCTGGTGGTGTTCACCGACACGCCGCTGTACGCGCGGGACGCGCCGACCGTGTGCACGGGTCAGCGCGGGGTGTACGGGGCGGAGGTCGTGTTCACCGGCGGCACGTCCGACGTGCACTCCGGGCGGGCCGGTGGCAGCGTGCCGAACCCGGCGACGGCGATCGCGAGGCTCGTCGCGGCGCTGCACGACGACTCGGGACGCGTCCAACTGCGGGACTTCTACGCCGACGTGGTCGAACCCACCGAGGCCGAGCGCGCCGACTACGCCGCGTTGCCGTTCGACGAGGCGGTGTGGCTGGCGAACGCGGGCGGTGCGCAGGGCGTGGCCGGCGAACCCGGGTGGTCGACCCTCGAACGGGTCTGGGTGCGGCCGACCGCCGAGGTCAACGGCATCCACGGCGGCTACACCGGGCCCGGCTTGAAGACGATCGTGCCGGCGCGGGCGTCGGTGAAGCTGTCGTTCCGGCTCGTGCCCGACCAGCGGCCCGAACGGGTGGCCGACGCGCTGCGCGAGTTCGTCGCCCGGCACACCCCGGCCGGCTTGCGCGCCGAGGTGATCGCGAGCGGTGACGGCGCGCCGCCCTATGCGGTGGACGTGTCCCACCCGGCCGTGGGCGCGGTGCGTGACGCGGTGCAGGCCGCGTTCGACCAGCCCGTGAGGTTCAGCCGAACGGGTGGCTCCGGCCCGGCGGCGTTGCTGCACGGGTGGCTCGGCGTGCCGGTCGTGTACCTGGGCGCGACGTTGCCGGATGATCGGATCCACGCGCCCAACGAGCGCGTCGTCGTGCCGTTGCTGCTCCGCGGCGCGGAGGCCGCCGCCCGGCTGTGGCGGCTACTCCCGGAGAGGTTGTCATGA
- a CDS encoding ATP-dependent helicase codes for MAANRAPLLVRRVRQDEPRRDWDAPARAVFDHPGGPLRVLGGPGTGKTTLLAEVVAHRVLHRGAHPENILVLTPNRRAAEAMRAHITRLLTGARTDGVLPTTQEPLVRTVHSYAFAVLRAQAVHQGEPAPRLLSGPEQDAVVRELLAGDVSMGAPKWPERLRPALGLPGFAHELRDLMLRATERGLAPEDLTELGRKHGREEWVAAGLFATQYEQVNLLASSGQGHAPSFDAAELVGSALLALQTEPDVLAAERRRVRHLLVDDAQHLDPLQHELLRVLGDAAHEFVLSGDPDQAVFSFRGADPSLLAEADSPAVVLTTGHRMAPEIRAAAGRLAARLPGTSPTRAVTPVDDTGNVQVRLFASAAQEASWVADQLRRAHLIDEIPWSGMAVVARSATRSLPVLQRALLAAGVPVAVPRDELPLARQPAVLPFLALLRCAAVPGSLDEDTAAMLLSSPLGGADPLALRRLRRGLRRLELAAGRDRPSGELLVEVIESDDRLAALEDAEAQPARRVAGLLRKARKGIADGLSVEQVLWELWQATGLELRWVAQSARHGTVGMQADRDLDSIVALFEAAAKYVDRLPGSGAEGFADYLAAQEIVGDTLAAAAPTGEAVSVLTAHAAAGREWTVVAVPGVQEGSWPDLRLRGSLLGVERMVDVVAGLSTETVSAVAPILAEERRLLLVAASRARRTLLVSAVRGEDEQPSRFLDEIEELSTDEPERPTFTPERGLVLAELVGELRRVVCSDDEPAERRERAAAQLARLAAHGVPGAHPDSWYGLAEVTTDDPLWTEEHTVSVSPSTVETLAKCPLRWVVERHGGQDPAELASITGTLVHALAQAAATGADERQLRAKLDEAWAAVDAGAPWFSRRERIRVERMLDTFLAWLASSRSQLTQVAVEEDISVEIPPQDGGPKLRVRGRVDRLETDRDGRPVVVDVKTGKTPVSKNDAQQHPQLAVYQLASALGGFTHLGLATDPGGARLLYVAKEDKKTGAVEREQAPLDEQGVRVWLEAVQLAAGSSVGPSYQATENADCDRCPARTTCPVHSSGRQVSQ; via the coding sequence GTGGCGGCGAACAGGGCACCCCTCCTGGTGCGCCGGGTGCGGCAGGACGAGCCCCGGCGCGACTGGGACGCGCCCGCCCGCGCCGTGTTCGACCACCCCGGCGGCCCGCTGCGCGTCCTCGGCGGCCCCGGCACGGGCAAGACGACGTTGCTCGCCGAGGTCGTGGCGCACCGCGTGCTGCACCGCGGCGCGCACCCCGAGAACATCCTGGTCCTCACCCCGAACCGGCGCGCCGCCGAAGCGATGCGCGCCCACATCACCCGGTTGCTGACCGGTGCCCGGACCGACGGCGTCCTGCCGACCACCCAGGAACCGCTGGTCCGCACGGTCCACTCCTACGCCTTCGCGGTCCTCCGCGCGCAGGCCGTCCACCAGGGCGAACCGGCACCGCGCCTGCTCTCGGGCCCCGAGCAGGACGCCGTGGTCCGCGAACTCCTCGCCGGTGACGTGAGCATGGGCGCGCCGAAGTGGCCGGAACGCCTCCGGCCCGCCCTCGGCCTCCCCGGCTTCGCCCACGAGCTGCGCGACCTGATGCTGCGCGCCACCGAACGCGGCCTGGCGCCGGAGGACCTGACCGAGCTCGGCCGCAAGCACGGCCGCGAGGAGTGGGTCGCGGCCGGCCTGTTCGCCACCCAGTACGAGCAGGTCAACCTGCTCGCCAGCAGCGGGCAGGGGCACGCGCCGTCGTTCGACGCCGCCGAACTCGTCGGCAGCGCGCTGCTCGCCCTCCAGACCGAGCCGGACGTCCTGGCCGCCGAACGACGACGCGTCCGGCACCTCCTCGTGGACGACGCCCAGCACCTCGACCCGCTCCAGCACGAGCTCCTGCGCGTGCTCGGCGACGCCGCCCACGAGTTCGTCCTGTCCGGCGACCCCGACCAGGCCGTGTTCTCCTTCCGCGGCGCGGACCCGAGCCTGCTCGCCGAGGCCGACAGCCCGGCCGTGGTGCTGACCACGGGCCACCGCATGGCCCCGGAGATCCGCGCCGCCGCGGGCCGCCTCGCCGCGCGCCTGCCCGGCACGTCACCCACCCGCGCCGTCACCCCGGTGGACGACACGGGCAACGTCCAGGTCCGCCTGTTCGCCTCCGCCGCGCAGGAGGCGAGCTGGGTCGCCGACCAGCTCCGCCGCGCCCACCTGATCGACGAGATCCCGTGGTCGGGGATGGCCGTCGTGGCGCGCTCGGCCACGAGATCGCTCCCGGTCCTGCAACGCGCCCTGCTCGCCGCCGGCGTCCCGGTCGCCGTGCCGCGCGACGAGCTGCCCCTGGCCCGCCAACCGGCCGTGCTGCCGTTCCTGGCCCTGCTGCGCTGCGCGGCCGTCCCCGGCAGCCTCGACGAGGACACCGCCGCCATGCTCCTGTCCTCGCCCCTCGGCGGCGCGGACCCGCTCGCCCTGCGCCGCCTGCGCCGCGGCCTGCGCCGCCTCGAACTGGCCGCCGGCCGCGACCGCCCCAGCGGTGAGCTGCTGGTCGAGGTGATCGAGTCCGACGACCGCCTGGCCGCCCTGGAGGACGCCGAGGCGCAACCGGCCCGCCGCGTCGCGGGCCTGCTCCGCAAGGCGCGCAAGGGCATCGCGGACGGCCTGAGCGTCGAGCAGGTGCTGTGGGAGCTGTGGCAGGCCACCGGCCTGGAGCTGCGCTGGGTGGCGCAGTCCGCCCGGCACGGCACCGTCGGCATGCAGGCCGACCGGGACCTGGACTCGATCGTCGCGCTGTTCGAGGCCGCCGCGAAGTACGTCGACCGGCTCCCCGGCTCCGGTGCCGAGGGCTTCGCCGACTACCTGGCCGCGCAGGAGATCGTCGGCGACACCCTGGCCGCCGCCGCGCCCACCGGTGAAGCCGTGTCCGTCCTCACCGCCCACGCCGCCGCGGGCCGGGAGTGGACGGTCGTGGCCGTGCCGGGGGTGCAGGAGGGCAGTTGGCCCGACCTGCGGCTGCGCGGGTCGTTGCTGGGCGTGGAGCGCATGGTCGACGTGGTCGCGGGCCTGTCGACCGAGACGGTCTCCGCGGTCGCGCCGATCCTCGCCGAGGAACGCCGCCTGCTGCTCGTCGCCGCGAGCCGCGCCCGGCGGACGTTGCTGGTCAGCGCCGTGCGCGGCGAGGACGAGCAGCCGTCCCGGTTCCTGGACGAGATCGAGGAGCTGTCGACCGACGAGCCGGAGCGCCCGACGTTCACCCCCGAGCGCGGCCTGGTCCTGGCCGAGCTGGTCGGCGAGCTGCGCCGGGTCGTGTGCTCCGACGACGAACCGGCCGAACGCCGGGAACGCGCGGCCGCCCAACTGGCCCGGCTCGCCGCGCACGGCGTCCCCGGCGCGCACCCCGACTCCTGGTACGGCCTGGCCGAGGTCACCACCGACGATCCCCTGTGGACCGAGGAGCACACCGTCAGCGTCTCGCCGTCCACGGTGGAGACGCTGGCGAAGTGCCCGCTGCGCTGGGTCGTCGAACGGCACGGCGGCCAGGACCCGGCCGAGCTGGCGTCGATCACCGGCACGCTCGTGCACGCCCTGGCGCAGGCCGCCGCGACCGGCGCGGACGAGCGGCAGCTCCGGGCCAAGTTGGACGAGGCGTGGGCCGCGGTGGACGCGGGCGCGCCCTGGTTCTCCCGGCGCGAGCGCATCCGGGTGGAGCGGATGCTCGACACGTTCCTGGCGTGGCTCGCGTCCAGCCGCTCCCAGCTCACCCAGGTCGCCGTCGAGGAGGACATCTCGGTCGAGATCCCCCCGCAGGACGGCGGGCCGAAGCTGCGCGTGCGCGGCCGGGTCGACCGGCTGGAGACCGACCGGGACGGGCGCCCGGTCGTCGTGGACGTCAAGACCGGCAAGACCCCGGTGAGCAAGAACGACGCGCAGCAGCACCCGCAGCTCGCCGTCTACCAGCTCGCGTCCGCGCTGGGCGGCTTCACGCACCTGGGCCTGGCCACCGACCCGGGTGGCGCCCGGCTGCTGTACGTGGCCAAGGAGGACAAGAAGACCGGTGCCGTCGAACGCGAGCAGGCACCGCTGGACGAGCAGGGTGTGCGGGTGTGGCTGGAGGCCGTGCAACTGGCCGCCGGGTCGAGCGTCGGGCCGTCCTACCAGGCCACCGAGAACGCGGACTGTGACCGCTGCCCGGCCCGCACCACCTGCCCGGTGCACTCGTCGGGCCGCCAGGTGAGCCAGTAG